DNA sequence from the Malus sylvestris chromosome 10, drMalSylv7.2, whole genome shotgun sequence genome:
ATTTTAAAAATTCATGCCATTATTTGATTTCTATGCTGAAGCTTGGTTTATTTGTAGTTTGAGGTTCTTTGTATGAGCTTACGATGGTGGGTTTgattgatggtggtggtgtGGGTGAAGAGGGAGGAGGGGATGGGATTGGAGTGATGGCAGCCATTGAATTAGGGGAATTCGTGAGGCTTCATAGTGGGGTAGAAATGTAATAGATAGTCATTGATGAGGTAGTGGGGGGTCTTGTTTTTTTCTCCAAAAATCGGTTATTGCTAGTTTTTTCTTGGGATATACAAGTCTCTGGGGAAGGCAAAATTTATGGTGGTACCAAGTCCCATTTATACTCTCCTGACTAGCATTCCTCTTTTTGGTAATACCCCTATCATATTATTCTGTATAACAGTCCTCCATCAAAATATAAGTGGTTCTTGTGCGTAATACCTGAGTTTTTGCAACTTTAGAATGATATATGTATAGAGAAgttaaagaaaagaagagattAAATTGTTTGGATGTTGTGCTGATTGTAAAGTACCTTAGATTCTCGATAGGACAAAAACTAACGCGAAAGTAGTGTGTGTTGGTTGCATGTCATTAGTATGGTAGGTACAGCATCTGATTTCATGTTGATTTCTGCTGGTTGTTTAACTTAAGATGTTCTTATTCTACAGAGACCGGCTGACATAGTCAAGCGTAAAAGACCATTTGCAGTCTGGTTTCCATACACAGCAGTTCAGCGTCTGTGGTGCCAACTTGAGGAATTGATCAGTTCAGGCCACATGGTAGATCAATGTAACAAGCTCAAGAATTTGTTACGTGGAGCTTTGCTGAGCCATCTCGAACTGGTAAGCCATATTTTCAATCTACAGCTACTAATGGGGATGGACTCTTAACCTTCACTACAAGTGCCCAATATGGTTCCTCTGTCGTTTTCAGGTAAAAGTAGACTCAGAAGATGTGCTTTCTGCTTTTAGTTGAGAGATTCGTTTAGCTAACAAGATGGGCACTCTTTGAATTCAACCTTGAAGTTGAGCATCAGCTGCAATGTAGATATGCATGAGCTCTTACGAGGCAATGCTATCAAGTTACAATGGCAAATTGGCATCGACGGGAGCGTCTGTATACTATAGCTAGCATCTGTACTTTCAGTCAGTCGAAAAGTTCGATCGCCTGTGTAGTTCTCAAGACAACTGGAAAATAGTTGGTGTCATTTTCTGCTCCCCTTTCTTGTATTGTATGGATACAAAACATGATCAAACTTTCAAAGCGGATATTAATTTCATCTGGGGAAATGTATTACCCTTCAAAAACCCGATCTTCTTAGGACGAAATTACACACaaataaaaaacctaaatcaTGGATGTGCATCATACACTTAACTTTTTCAGATACACAAACATATTACTACAGAAATGGAGCTTTATTGTTACAACCCGACCACTATTTAAAAAGGGTAATCTCAAGCCAACAAAGCTTCTCGTTTTGCAAGGATCAGAAAAACGTCTATCATAAGCACATTATTTTCACGATTCGAGTTTGTTACCTTTGCATTACAAAGAAGCAACCATTCAGTTGTGCCAAAGGTTGTCAACCCTAACACtacttgaaagaaaaaaaaaaaaaaaaaaaaaaagaagaaaaacagctATCTTTCGACCCCAACACTATTTACTACTTGTGAAGGGATTGCAGAGCCAAAGCaaacgaaaaaaagaaaagaagaaaaaaaagtctttCTCAAAGAAAACAACGAACCTGAAGAGGGTAGAAAGCGGGTAAGACTTGTTTTTACTCTGTTCTCCGGAAGGAACTCTCACTgagggaaaaggatcctcgccggatcctttttTTTTGCATTCGATGGTGGGGAAGGGGGAATCTGATCCGGGAGTCAAGACTTAAGGAAAACAAGACAAATTGAAAACTTCTCATTGGCATTAGAAATCCAAGTAATAAGggcattttaatttatttttaatgacatAGGAACTTGTAAGTAATTTTTAGAGTATGGTGAGAGTCCCTTGGGAAGTAGTGGTTTATTTATATTTCCATTATCTTTAGTTCTTAAAATATATTTGCTTTGTGGAATTCACAATTAGCAACATTAAGCAAGCTTCGTTGCTCGTGGTTGAGTGATTTTTAGGTTATTTTCTACATCAAAATCGGACTAAAGACCTCGAATGCAAGGATAAATGTTCTTAATCGCTTGAGTTACAAAGTCCTTACAATGATAATCGACGTACTTCAAAGAAGAAAATGGGGTGCTCATCTGTCAAAGAATAAGGTACTTGGGCTAACCATTGAACTCGCAATTTATATTACGATAAGGGTAAGCTAAGGAGACTAACTGAAGCGTAAATTAAATGATTTGaaggttgatgattgaattataacTTAAGTGTTGATAAAAGTACTAAtttctattagtgacacatcatttagtttgcaaatatTGTCTATAAATTGTCTCTCTAGCATTGATAATtattaaaccgtagtactagCAGATCATAGTGCCCGCGACGGAAGCTACATtagtgttaattaattttttgaataaaagGAATCACACTTCAGAAAGGTCATACTAAACTCCTTTTGATGAAAAACTAAGTAAACGGTGTCCGAAACTACTTAAAGGTTTTGATAAAACACAAAAGTTACTACCACATATACTGAAAAGGATCTGCCACTTCAATGTTCAGTTTGTGTTTTCAcaaaaatttgaacaaactaGTTCTAAGGTCAACCCAAGAGGATTTGAATTGCTCCATCAACTTCTCGGATGCCCGCTTCTTTGACACGATTTCAGCTGCCTGAGGATGCATGGAGGCCAATTTCTGCTTGGCAGTTTCAGTCTTCTCAACAAAGGCTGCGAGAACCTCATCCATCTTCGTTTGCTTCTCAAGGGCAGCATCTAATATTGCTCGAAGATGTGCTATCTTCTCAGAAGCCACGTGTAAGCGTTCTTGCAGGGCAGGAAGTTTAACAGCTTGCGAGACCAAGAATTCCTGTAAAGAAGAAAACTCTGTAGCTGTATCAACATCTGCATGTGCTTGTAGAAAGGCAGTAGCATTGTGCGGGAGCTCATTCCTAAAGGCTGTCAACCTAGTCTTCAAATCATCAGATGGGAAGACACCGGATGACAATAGAACCTCTGAAGAAGCAAGAAAAGCTTCTTGCGTTTCAGAGTTTGCTAAAGCATCAAAACCTTGACATAGGATTCCTCGGATAGTCTCCTTCGCAGACTCCACAGCCGCTGGCATAGCTGTGGGACGAACATCAGAAGGATGGATAACAGATGCCTGAAGAAGGTCATTAACATCATCCTGTAAAGAATTCAACTCATCCAACAACTAGTTGGATACAGCAAAGTCAGTTGATGAATAAAggcaaccaaaaacaaaagataagaaaCACTAAAGTTAACCTTGGgtggccacttagtactacggtctagtggtattccttttaacttgtaagtgagaggtcttaggttcgattctcgccaaaggcgaatttgaaccacattattgctagcctataatatcgtttgttctttcaaaaaaaaaaaaaaaaaaaaagaagtcaaCCTTGGGTGATCCGGCTGGAGGAAATAAGCCTGCATCATTAAGGTTAGTCAGCAAGCTTGAAATTGCATTTGAGGGATGAATGGTTGCAGGATCCTGAAAATTAAGGCATCAGACTAAGGGAGagtaacacacaaaaacaattaaGCAATGCTGGAATTTGAAGAAAAGCTTTTATTTCCTTCAATAGAAGATAGGTGGAAGGATAAGTTGTTGAAACAACTAGGCAAGTGGAAGGATAGGTGGCATCACGATTTGGATTAATAAGTAGGTCGTCAACAATACTTCAGAAAAAATTAACATTTCATATGATGACAAGAAAATATGATATCAATCCTACAGGAAAAGAAACAGGGAATGCAATTACCTCCTGATCAGATGTCACTGAGAATACCCCGATTGACGGAGGCGGAGTCGCATCCATAGGAGCGGCATCAGTAAGTCCAAAATATAAGTCTGTGTGCAGAGGATTCCCTAATTCCAAGGAGTTAGTGGACCCATAAGCATCTACAAGGGGGCCTGAGGTCTTCGGTGTCTGGAACAATGAAATGAATGTTAGTAGTTGATATGGTGACAAAGTATGTAGCTTGAAAGAAATTCTTACCTTAACCTTGAGTCTGTTGCCAACATGGTCAACGCTCTTCCTCTTAGCAGACAGTGGATTAGGGTCATCAGGGGCCGGAGAAGATGAAGTAGTAAGCACTGCATGCAAGTTTGGGTTAGTATGTTAGAGTGCTTAGGATTCAAGTTTGCTTATTGTTTGGGTCTGAGTATTGACAGTAAATGGATGTCATCTCGAGCATATTTTTTTCTACTTAAAAATGTTCTATCAATCACGAATGCAATCATGAAAAGACAacaaaaacatataaaataaaagaaaacctCAGCCCTTGAAAGTATaacagattttaaaactacAGAGACGATTTGGctttatttttcaaacaaatatAAGATTGAGATTGCACCATCTTAAGAATCTTATGCAATTAGCTTTATTAAATGATGGTGTCAATAGCATCCTTAGCAACATTTTTTCAAGTGGTGAAGATAACAGAGGATCAATCAACTGTAATTCATAGCTAAACGCATAACTGACACACAATTAAGCACACAACAAGTTATACAACAAAAAAACTATTACGTAGACAAGGGCACACAAATGTGTACAAGATATTGGGATATTCATGTCATGTGTACAAGAAAACGGATTTGATATTATAAGAATTTGATGACGATGTGTGCAATTTttccacaaaaacaaaaagaaacaaaaaactgTAATTGAATCACAATTAGCACTCAATCAGTAGATAATCACCTTCAATAGGAGGGGAGTCGGAATCCTCTTCAACAGATTCTGTTATGATGCAGCTGGCCCTATTTTCCCACTCCTCCTTGTAACATCCATAATTTTTATACGTTCCCCAATTTATTCCTTTGCGACCCCTCTTAGGACATAATTCCAACTCAACTAGGGGGCGCAACATGCTGGTATTCACTTTCTGAATGCCAAATTGCTTTGGACTGAAATCGGGCCGATGATACACAGCCTTCTCATAGCAAAGGAGGATTGTTCTAGACATGCCCATTTTCTCCTGCCCGGCACAATACTCAGGAAGAAAATTACAGGGAAGCCTTTTGTATGGCTGCCAAACAAtctacaagaaaacaaaaagataatagAAGGTAAAAAGAAAGGACCAACTTACAAAAGCCAAATGCAAAAACACTTACATCATCCTCTATTAGCTCATCCAGCATTTGAAGATATTCCTGTCTAGTGGTTTCTTCATGAGTACTGGAGGGGTCGCATAGTAGTTTGGTCCATCCTGCTAACAAAGGAAAACTTGTTGGAAGATAATCATCCACCCGATTGACTCCATTGGACAAAAATCTCTGCACCAGCTTAGGAATACGCTCCATTGCAAAAACCTGCAAAAGAAAATCAGGAAATCATAAACTTGTTAATAAGATCCAGAACATGAAAAATTCAACAATGGATTAACACTTACAAACAAATTATTTCTTACCACTAGGGAAAAGGTGTGTCCCATTAATATGTTTTTTCGCCGAGGCGAATAAAGTAGCTTAAAGTTCTCCAGTGAAAAATGAAGATGAGCTAGCAAAGCAGCACCCCATGCATAGTCCTTTATGGTTTGAAGATTTTCCATAAGAGAAAGATAAATAACATGGACATACTTCCGAGAGTAATCAGGAAAAACCACAGAGCCTATAAGATATAGTAGAAAAGCTCGAACATAAGGTTCAATGTCGGGACTATCTTTATCAATAGTCCCAGGAACTACCTCAAAACTCTCCCTCAGCCATTCTAAACTAGTGATACCAGCACTCCTTGGGTCAATACCATTGCAACCCAAGTATTTCATACAAAGCTCGTCACCTCTTGAATCAATACCGGTGACAGGATTACCATCTACAGGCAGCCCTGTGATATACAATACATcttccaaaccaaaaaaaagttTATGGCTATTAAAAATGAAACATCTCTCTCTAACATCATAAGATTCTACAAGTACAGATAATAGGGGTAAATCATGGTTCATTGGAAAAGTAGTGAGCTTAAGTAACCCATCAAAACCAGTGTCTTTAATCCTCTCCTTAACTCTTCCATCAAGCTTCCATTCCCCCAATTTATTCAAGTGGTCCAGTGCTTCGTGAACATCCATCCGTTGCGTTAGAGAATTACCGGGCTGATTAGGCtaatctggaaaaaaaaaaacatgtagtgGAAAAGGCACCTAAGGAGCCTAATTTACAACAGAAGAAGTGCAAAATTGCTCGAGTAGGTACTTTTCATAGAGAAAAATCCAAATTAGTACCACATATACAAACCCAAATCATTTGACAACGAAATTCATAttttttacaaaccctaaacaaaATCTTATCAGTGGGACAATGAGAACCCAGATCATACATTTGCAATTTATCAAACCCAAATCAGTTCAACACTGAGATGCATACATTTGCATGGGAGAGAGAAGCAATGCAGAACAACAAAAGGAAGGCACACAATCACTTAAATAATGAGAACCCAGATCAGGAGATGCATGCAGCCATATTTTTGCAAACCCAAAGTCATACTCATATCCAAGAAATTACAAAAATCAAGCATGCTTGAATAGACTTTTACAAACGACCCAGATTTTGTGAAAGGATTTGAGAGCCAAAACCTGCTATTTTTCTCACAAGTGAACCGCAGCCAAAAAGCTTCAGTCTTTTCTCTTTGCCTAAAAGAGTGGATGGGTATGGGACGGAAGGAAAATGAGATGTCACTGTGTTTAGTATTGTGATCATGTCATGAGAAGGCAGAAAAATAAGTGCTTCATTCTCCTTGGCAAGGCGCGCTCAATTGCAAAGAAGGAAGAGACTCTTCTAGCACAATCAGGGTATCCCACCattttaaaaagagaaatgTTAAAAGACTCTTTAGAGAGTGAGACTCTTTATGGCTCTTtgtcattttatattgtttttggCGTAATATTTGAGTTAATATTATGAAATTTTGTGTCAAAAATTAAGATGAAGAAGAGTCCATAGAAAGTTTAACTTTGAAATATTGATTGCACTCTCAGGGGCGTTTGTTTGATCGGATTAGAgaggactggactagactaaacTGTAGTCCTGTGTTTGTTTCACGCCGGGACTACGTTTAATGGGACTCGCCTAAACTAAGTTGGACTAAAAGCTTCGTTGAAGGGTCTTCGCGAGGCCCCCCGAAATTGGCCGGACTGCTAAGCCAAATCTGCTCGCTTCACCCCTCCTTGTTTCGTTCCTCCCATCTGCTTCTATCTCGTGTCCCACAACCCTTTTCAAATCCAGATctcacaaaattaaaaaaaaaaatacaaaaaatttgcAGCAGGATGATCATGGTTGTTTCAATCACACATGCACCCAGAAAAATTCGAACCCAGATAACCcagaaaatcccaaaattcaaacttagaaaacttagaaacccaggaaatccaaaaaaaaaaaaatgcagtggGATGATCATGGTTGTTTCAATCACACATACACCCGAAAAACCAAACCAGATCCAACCCTTATCCTCCACCTTTGAGCCAATCACACATGTAGCCCACCTCCTTCAATCTCTTTCTTGCTCTATGTTTTGATTTTAAGATTTGCAAGTGATTTTGTAAGAGGAAGTGAAGAGGCAGGAGGAAGAGGTGAAGTGCAGAGGAGGCGAAGAAGATGAAGTGAAGAGGTAGAGGATTTGCAATAAAAAAAGCAGGAACAAAAATGGGAGAAAAGGGGAATGGGGAGGGAGAGGCGGAGAGAAAAAATGATGAAGAGAGATGGTTCTAGAAAATAGGGAAGAAGATATAGTAATGAAAAAATATAAttgatatattaaattaaaaataaaatattaataaatatagattaaataatataatattataatcctgcttcttagtccgacactgcaccaaacgcttcactaagtcagtccagcttaatccttgaagctagtccagtccgagacagtccggtgcaacaaacgcaccctcaaGGTTCAGtcagttttaattatataaaaataaaattgttttctattatttaaatattttaattgacatgataatatttaattagatttgTAGGATCTAGTTACgtgtcacatcagcacataacagaatttttgaCATAATTATGACGGAATGATCATATTAATTTGTGACATTTATTTTCAGAGATTACGggttcgtttggatgtgcttttaaaatgactgaaaacgtttttagagaaaatgtttctggTTCCAAAACACTTGAGGTGTTTTCTGTAAGAATTACCAGtcatgtgcttcttccatgaagcactttaagtacttttttcaggatttacttgcatctttaccaaagattggttctaaaaatattttcaccaaaagcgtttcaagccattttaaaagcacatcagctctacattgatcgattttcaatttcatggactATCTAAATTGGATAGGTCAATTTCAGTGATCATTTATGATAAAGTCATTTTCAAAAATTGTTGACGAATCTTCTTGGTCCCAATATTCTCACTTGGACCGCTAAAAAGTAATCTATTGTCTCTCGTTCTAGTTTTGAAGCTGAATATCGTGCCCTTGCGACTAGCGCCACTGATATTCAATGGCTTTGCTATCTCTTTCCAGAATTTAGGACTCCACTCCGCATCCCACCCTGCATTTTTGTGGATAATGTCTCCGTCTTAAAGATGACTGCTAATCCCGTTTTTCATACTCGCACCCGTCGCATTGAAATTGACTATCACTTTGTTTGAGAACTTCTCGCTCAAGGTGCTTTACTCACGTGCTATGCTTCCTCACAAAATTAAATTGCAGATGTTTTCACTAAGGGTCTCTCGCGTGATCGCTTTTCCTTGCTCAAGTCCAAACTCAATCTTCATTTTGTTCCATTTCGTTTGATGGGGATGACAAGAATATCACAAATCAAGCCACCAATGTTGCTCAATCAAATTCCATCCCGTAAATCCTTCTCTGTATGTCAGTTTATAAAAATTAGTCTTACCACATTTTCCTAAATGGAATCTACATGTGTTGATGACACTATTTTTATTGGAGAGAATAGTATAAAAtgtgtttgttcaaaaaataaaaaattgtataaaatgtggtataaaaatgcGGTAAGTGTATCATTACTCTAAATATTTGTTGACCCCTCAACTACCGTAACGAAGGAGTGAATCTATTAAGTGGGAAAGAGCCCTCGTAAGGTCTCATTCATCTCTTACCCGGCAAAGGTTTATACTGAATCGATATTTTCTTGGTCTTTAAAAGTCAACCTataagccacttagtactatggtttaatgatattcctctttatttggaagtaagaggttttatgtttgattctagccaaatgcgagtttgaaccacattattgctagcatatTGGGAGACTAGCCCACCCTCTCTCCCTTagtgataatatcgtttgttcaaaaaaaaaaaaaaatcaacctaTAAATCTGTCCATATAGCAAAACGCTATTGTATTAAGCCTTCTTTAATTCTCTATATGGTAAAACAAACTGATTTGGCTTTTCACAAGACAACTGGAATGAGAGCCTAATCGGAAACAATTTTGATTTGgccaattttatatttttatttaagtgAGACGTCAAACATTTCATTAACGTCTGGTTTTTCATTCAAGTTGCTCTCTGTCTCTTTCTTTACTATTTCTGAAGGGAAAATCAAATTAGAGGGAAGACTTGTTTGCTCTTTTCTCAGGATTGAGTTAAACTTGGCTcttcacaacccaaaaccaaaagcttTGATCTTCttttgtacaaaattaaaaaacaaaataaaagaaagcttTACTTTAAAGGGATATTAGGAGAAGGTGATAGTTTTACTATGTTTCGGTTTTTACTTTTGGGAAACACAATTGTTCGTCACAAAGAAGGAAAGAACTGTATGCCCTCTTCTCTTAAGGCAATGAACTCTGTACTATCACATCccaatttttcacaaaatttctgTAAATATTCACCTTTTTGTCGGAAAGCTTTTCTACTCTAGACCTATAATAggaagttttcattttttttggaattttaacgaaaaacttctagtactgttcactttaatgaaaaaccacatttttatactaaaaggtcaattctggtactatttactttaccctttactttatccttatcgttaaaactcaaagttttcaaaccattttcattagttttcctttttttcttttgctcgaACTATAATGGGAAATAATAATCTAGCATTTGCGATATCGAGTAACTTATAAGCGAAAATTGACATAGAAGATTTGGTGAGTTTTGATCCGACCGGATATAAAGTATAACAGTATAAATACTTAAGCGTGTAACATGTTGTACGCAGAATCaaattcagaaaaagaaaaagaaaacgaaaaaacTTTCACCCAGTTGAAAAAAACACTTAACCAGTCATTTTATGGAGGAAGTACAAGTGATCATCGTAGGTGCCGGTCCGGCCGGCTTAGCAACCTCAGCATGTCTTAATCACCTTAAGATTTCAAATGTAGTACTCGAAAGAGAAGATTGCTATGCTTCTCTTTGGAAGAAAAGGTCATATGATCGTTTGAAGCTACACTTGGCCAAAGAATTCTGCGAACTTCCCTATATGACTTTCCCTTCAAATGCACCCACATACATCCCCAAGGATATGTTTGTTCAATACTTGGAAACTAATGTATCCCAACTCGGAATAAACCCTAAGTGCAACCAAAACGTGAAGTCTGCTCTTTATGAAGTAGACATAAACAAATGGCGTGTCACGGCCGAGAACACGCTTTTGGGTGCACAAGAAGAGTACCTTGGGAAGTTTCTTGTGGTTGCAAGTGGTGAAAATAGCATAGGTTATGTTCCTGAAGTGCATGGCTTGGATGAGTTCAAAGGGGAGGCCATTCATTCAAGCAACTACGAAAACGGCAAGAAATATGGTGGAAAAAATGTTTTAGTCGTTGGTTCTGGGAATTCTGGCATGGAAATTGCATATGATTTATCAAATTCGGGTGCTAATACGTCCATTGTTATCCGTAGCCCGGTAAaacttctctcttcctttttctcCCACACAAGGACAACttaaattttctcttttttgcttttctttcttttttctttttaataaaaCTTTTGAGAATAATTATATAGTTTGTATTTGATTTTCTTACCTTTAAGTACATTAATATTTATGACTTGTTTAAAAATCGTAGGTACATGTTCTCAACAAGGAAATCGTACATTTCGGAATggtttcgttaaaattcctccCACTTAACATAGTTGACAAGGCTGTTGTGCTCTTAGGAAAACTAAAATATGGAGATTTAACGAAGTATGGGATTCGAAAGCCAAAAGAGGGACCTTTTTTTCTCAAGGCAGCTAAGGGTCGTGCCCCCACTATCGATGTTGGGTCCATTAACAAGATTAAAACTGGAGAGATAAAGGTATACAATTTTGAAcgattcttttttttcttcattttttattttgcaataTTTATTTTCCATGTAATACAAGAGATTAACCTTGTCTTATGTTGTTGACGTAACTATTATTGAAATCGTCATCAGGTCTTGCCATCCATAACAAGCATAGACGGAGACCTGATCAGATTTCAGAACGGCAACGTTGATTCGTACAATGCTATTATATTTGCTACAGGCTACAAAAGCAGCGTTCTAAACTGGCTCCAGGTATGTTATATCTAATGTTCTTCGTATATGTACCCGAGAAAAGGATAGATGGATTTGTATCCTTGCTATAGATTGttcattcattaaaaaaaaagtgtgagaTTGAGATTTGATGTTTACTCCTTGTTTATTGGGTCCACTATTTTTTATTATGTACCTAGCTAGAGTTTTGTACTATCATGATTTGTGGATTACGGAATAAGTTAGTTTTGtgtgtatgaataacattatacTCTTTATGATAAATAGAGTCCCATTTTGATATATGTTTATTGTTTTCTCGTGAAGGATGACAACCATTACTTCAACGAGAATGGAATGCCACAAAAAAGTTTCCCGAATCACTGGAAATCGGAAAAAAGGGGTCTTTACAGTGCTGGGTTCTCAAGACGTGGGTTATTTGGCATTGCATATGACGCACGAAGTATAGCAGAAGACATCAGTTCGTGTTTGACCTCCTGAGTTGCGTTCAAGACGAAGCCCTTTTGTGGGGGTTACGTCTTGATatcagttttgtttttgctatGACTTTCCATGTAATGTTTAATGTTAGAGGTTGTTAGTTTTCTTGGGTATGAGAGTCTCTTTTTTCTTGCTTGGGGTTTTCACCCATGCGGTTTTCCCGGAATAAGGTTTTGGTCCGAGACCCTGTTTTCTTTCCATGCTAATTAAAATGTCATTCttctcaaataaataaaaaagtt
Encoded proteins:
- the LOC126587747 gene encoding protein MAIN-LIKE 2-like isoform X2; amino-acid sequence: MDVHEALDHLNKLGEWKLDGRVKERIKDTGFDGLLKLTTFPMNHDLPLLSVLVESYDVRERCFIFNSHKLFFGLEDVLYITGLPVDGNPVTGIDSRGDELCMKYLGCNGIDPRSAGITSLEWLRESFEVVPGTIDKDSPDIEPYVRAFLLYLIGSVVFPDYSRKYVHVIYLSLMENLQTIKDYAWGAALLAHLHFSLENFKLLYSPRRKNILMGHTFSLVVFAMERIPKLVQRFLSNGVNRVDDYLPTSFPLLAGWTKLLCDPSSTHEETTRQEYLQMLDELIEDDIVWQPYKRLPCNFLPEYCAGQEKMGMSRTILLCYEKAVYHRPDFSPKQFGIQKVNTSMLRPLVELELCPKRGRKGINWGTYKNYGCYKEEWENRASCIITESVEEDSDSPPIEVLTTSSSPAPDDPNPLSAKRKSVDHVGNRLKVKTPKTSGPLVDAYGSTNSLELGNPLHTDLYFGLTDAAPMDATPPPSIGVFSVTSDQELLDELNSLQDDVNDLLQASVIHPSDVRPTAMPAAVESAKETIRGILCQGFDALANSETQEAFLASSEVLLSSGVFPSDDLKTRLTAFRNELPHNATAFLQAHADVDTATEFSSLQEFLVSQAVKLPALQERLHVASEKIAHLRAILDAALEKQTKMDEVLAAFVEKTETAKQKLASMHPQAAEIVSKKRASEKLMEQFKSSWVDLRTSLFKFL
- the LOC126587747 gene encoding uncharacterized protein LOC126587747 isoform X1; the protein is MDVHEALDHLNKLGEWKLDGRVKERIKDTGFDGLLKLTTFPMNHDLPLLSVLVESYDVRERCFIFNSHKLFFGLEDVLYITGLPVDGNPVTGIDSRGDELCMKYLGCNGIDPRSAGITSLEWLRESFEVVPGTIDKDSPDIEPYVRAFLLYLIGSVVFPDYSRKYVHVIYLSLMENLQTIKDYAWGAALLAHLHFSLENFKLLYSPRRKNILMGHTFSLVVFAMERIPKLVQRFLSNGVNRVDDYLPTSFPLLAGWTKLLCDPSSTHEETTRQEYLQMLDELIEDDIVWQPYKRLPCNFLPEYCAGQEKMGMSRTILLCYEKAVYHRPDFSPKQFGIQKVNTSMLRPLVELELCPKRGRKGINWGTYKNYGCYKEEWENRASCIITESVEEDSDSPPIEVLTTSSSPAPDDPNPLSAKRKSVDHVGNRLKVKTPKTSGPLVDAYGSTNSLELGNPLHTDLYFGLTDAAPMDATPPPSIGVFSVTSDQEDPATIHPSNAISSLLTNLNDAGLFPPAGSPKLLDELNSLQDDVNDLLQASVIHPSDVRPTAMPAAVESAKETIRGILCQGFDALANSETQEAFLASSEVLLSSGVFPSDDLKTRLTAFRNELPHNATAFLQAHADVDTATEFSSLQEFLVSQAVKLPALQERLHVASEKIAHLRAILDAALEKQTKMDEVLAAFVEKTETAKQKLASMHPQAAEIVSKKRASEKLMEQFKSSWVDLRTSLFKFL
- the LOC126584894 gene encoding probable indole-3-pyruvate monooxygenase YUCCA10 — protein: MEEVQVIIVGAGPAGLATSACLNHLKISNVVLEREDCYASLWKKRSYDRLKLHLAKEFCELPYMTFPSNAPTYIPKDMFVQYLETNVSQLGINPKCNQNVKSALYEVDINKWRVTAENTLLGAQEEYLGKFLVVASGENSIGYVPEVHGLDEFKGEAIHSSNYENGKKYGGKNVLVVGSGNSGMEIAYDLSNSGANTSIVIRSPVHVLNKEIVHFGMVSLKFLPLNIVDKAVVLLGKLKYGDLTKYGIRKPKEGPFFLKAAKGRAPTIDVGSINKIKTGEIKVLPSITSIDGDLIRFQNGNVDSYNAIIFATGYKSSVLNWLQDDNHYFNENGMPQKSFPNHWKSEKRGLYSAGFSRRGLFGIAYDARSIAEDISSCLTS